One region of Emys orbicularis isolate rEmyOrb1 chromosome 4, rEmyOrb1.hap1, whole genome shotgun sequence genomic DNA includes:
- the FAM181A gene encoding protein FAM181A, whose translation MASDSEVKTLLNFVNLASSDIKAALDKSAPCRRSVDHRKYLQKQLKRFSQKYSRIPRCHPSKSMESSSKRGAEDRNRSSDPDGPDPNHCRASSEKALRLSEVEENFSGAQVLQEQSPESVRPDQVPMRKRQLPASFWEEPRPTQSLLVGSFPAGLDGLPNSRDLPPYEGKKSKKGPDTTEPGSPPLPAQPSGEKEPIKVPGTSLSGRMNAWSCCPFQYHGQPVYQTHGALPQSPFPGLGLWRKSTAPAGEIQHFCKEAGSMGQKLYRPVVLKPIPTKPAVPPPIFNVFGYI comes from the coding sequence ATGGCATCAGACAGCGAAGTGAAAACGTTACTGAATTTTGTGAACCTGGCCTCTAGTGACATCAAAGCCGCTCTGGACAAGTCTGCTCCCTGCCGCCGCTCAGTTGACCACAGAAAATACTTGCAGAAGCAGCTCAAGCGTTTTTCTCAGAAATATTCCAGGATCCCAAGATGCCACCCCAGCAAATCCATGGAATCCAGCTCCAAACGGGGGGCAGAGGATAGAAATCGCAGTTCAGACCCAGATGGCCCGGATCCAAATCACTGCAGAGCGTCCAGTGAAAAGGCCCTGAGGCTATCAGAGGTGGAGGAGAACTTCAGTGGGGCACAGGTTTTGCAAGAGCAAAGTCCAGAGTCTGTAAGGCCAGATCAGGTGCCCATGAGGAAAAGACAGCTGCCTGCTTCCTTCTGGGAAGAACCCAGACCAACTCAGAGTCTGCTGGTCGGGAGCTTTCCTGCCGGATTGGATGGGCTCCCAAACTCCAGGGACCTCCCTCCTTACGAGGGCAAGAAAAGCAAAAAGGGTCCTGATACCACTGAGCCAGGCAGCCCCCctctgcctgcccagcccagtgGGGAGAAGGAGCCTATCAAAGTGCCCGGGACATCCTTATCTGGCCGGATGAATGCCTGGAGCTGCTGTCCATTTCAGTACCATGGACAACCTGTTTACCAAACCCATGGAGCCCTACCTCAATCACCCTTTCCAGGCCTGGGGCTATGGAGGAAAAGCACAGCACCTGCAGGGGAGATCCAACACTTCTGCAAGGAGGCGGGCAGTATGGGGCAGAAACTATACAGACCAGTGGTTTTGAAACCCATCCCTACCAAGCCGGCAGTGCCACCTCCTATTTTCAATGTGTTTGGATACATTTAG